Proteins encoded together in one Carya illinoinensis cultivar Pawnee chromosome 3, C.illinoinensisPawnee_v1, whole genome shotgun sequence window:
- the LOC122302224 gene encoding RING finger protein 10 isoform X2 — MSILPNQTQGSTSSTSSSSLPLYPNSQQHGTTIRDLLQSPSPPSLSPQVESLQISDSQSPIAMLRYNSVSLASAEKDFGGSSKKVTDTGTPNDTKTLPHQSSDTDSQCHSGGRGVGSAQLMGKMSRTIISPRTERSMVSLNSHGSNMHSSGRKSQFMNGNHLLNFHYDPISRPQHQPRALPPRRQQKTKPYNKDLFLQANYKFVVLDSGNYTPESMDPDKMLRWEDIICVMYSTPFPVQCPICLEYPLCPQITSCGHIFCFPCILQYLLMGKEDHKGDSWKRCPLCFVMISPKDLYTIYIENVKQHCVGDTTEFVLLTRQKDSVSLLHKSKQETDIMLCHNHEICDPFSKFTFTSDVDLSVRKAISDLDGWLVRADSGLVDELEKLPYVCAAMEQLEQRKKYWNEHWAGESHRSNKITDFQAESHVLMSTACATRTDYDESSFRCGTLSTHVNDQIKWSGNSILGELNGGARLDNQTADQRELLEGQDACLSSSYGESQSCQRLSNETRDAKDKNSYNFYQAADGQHLILHPLNMRCLIHHYGSYDMLPPRISGRILQLETVTQSEAIRRRYRYLSHFSLTTTFQLCEIDLSEILSPDALHPFMDEIKKREKQRKQLARKDRREKSEAEAAAAAAYTLSLPVLSSFGQASHDELPAFSMDDFEGNLLCQEMSRHPTCDKTSREVRKLCFVDVNIE; from the exons ATGTCCATCTTGCCCAACCAGACCCAAGGTTCTACATCCTCGACTTCCTCCTCTTCGCTCCCTCTATACCCTAATTCCCAACAACATGGAACAACTATACGTGACCTCCTTCAATCTCCATCTCCGCCCTCTCTTTCCCCCCAAGTCGAATCTCTCCAGATCTCCGACTCTCAATCCCCCATCGCTATGCTCCGCTATAATTCAg TTTCTTTGGCTTCAGCGGAAAAAGATTTTGGTGGATCTTCCAAAAAG GTAACTGATACTGGGACCCCGAATGATACAAAGACTTTGCCTCACCAAAGCAGTGATACAGATTCCCAGTGTCACTCAGGTGGACGAGGGGTTGGATCAGCCCAGTTGATGGGGAAGATGTCAAGAACTATCATTTCTCCTCGAACCGAACGAAGTATGGTGTCTTTAAATTCTCATGGAAGCAATATGCATTCATCAGGTAGAAAATCCCAGTTTATGAATGGTAACCACTTGCTGAATTTTCATTATGATCCTATTTCTCGTCCTCAGCATCAACCAAGGGCTCTGCCACCAAGAAGGCAGCAGAAGACAAAGCCATACAACAAGGATCTTTTTCTTCAGGCAAATTATAAATTCGTGGTGCTAGATTCAGGAAATTATACTCCTGAATCTATGGATCCAGATAAAATGTTAAGGTGGGAGGATATAATATGTGTAATGTATTCAACCCCATTTCCAGTTCAGTGCCCGATTTGTTTGGAGTATCCTCTTTGTCCACAAATAACCTCATGTGGCCACATCTTTTGTTTCCCATGTATTTTGCAATACTTGTTAATGGGCAAGGAGGATCATAAAGGTGACAGCTGGAAAAGATGTCCATTATGTTTTGTGATGATATCGCCCAAGGATCTATACACCATCTATATTGAGAATGTCAAACAACATTGTGTTGGTGACACTACTGAGTTTGTGCTTTTGACTCGGCAAAAGGATTCCGTTTCTCTATTACATAAAAGCAAACAAGAGACAGATATCATGCTTTGTCACAATCATGAAAtctgtgatccattttctaagTTTACATTTACTTCAGATGTAGATCTCTCAGTTAGAAAAGCAATATCTGATCTAGATGGTTGGTTAGTCAGAGCAGATTCAGGGCTTGTTGATGAGTTAGAGAAGCTTCCATATGTATGTGCAGCAATGGAACAATTAGAACAGCGGAAGAAGTATTGGAATGAGCACTGGGCTGGTGAGAGTCACAGatcaaataaaattactgaTTTTCAGGCTGAATCTCATGTGCTCATGTCAACTGCATGTGCTACTCGTACTGATTATGATGAGAGTAGTTTTAGATGTGGAACTCTGTCTACCCATGTCAATGACCAAATTAAGTGGTCTGGTAATTCAATACTGGGAGAGTTGAATGGAGGGGCACGTTTGGATAATCAAACTGCAGATCAGAGGGAATTGCTGGAAGGGCAAGACGCATGTCTATCTTCTTCATATGGTGAAAGCCAGAGTTGTCAAAGGCTCTCAAATGAAACTAGAGATGCAAAGGACAAGAACTCATACAATTTCTACCag GCTGCTGATGGTCAGCATCTGATTCTTCATCCGTTAAACATGAGGTGTCTCATACACCATTATGGGAGTTATGATATGCTTCCACCCAG AATAAGTGGCAGGATTTTACAGTTGGAGACTGTCACTCAGTCAGAGGCCATTAGGAGGCGCTATCGTTACCTAAgccatttttctttaacaacAACATTTCAG CTTTGTGAAATTGATCTAAGTGAGATACTCTCTCCTGATGCCCTGCACCCCTTCATGGACGAAATAAAGAAGCGTGAAAAGCAGAGGAAACAACTTGCCAGGAAG gaCCGAAGGGAGAAAAGTGAGGCTGAAGCTGCTGCTGCAGCTGCATATACCTTGTCCCTGCCCGTATTATCCAGTTTTGGACAGGCCTCTCATGATGAGTTGCCTGCATTTTCCATGGATGACTTTGAAGGTAATCTGCTTTGTCAGGAAATGAGCAGACATCCTACATGtgataa GACCTCCCGAGAAGTTAGAAAGTTGTGTTTTGTGGATGTGAATATTGAATGA
- the LOC122302224 gene encoding RING finger protein 10 isoform X1 yields the protein MSILPNQTQGSTSSTSSSSLPLYPNSQQHGTTIRDLLQSPSPPSLSPQVESLQISDSQSPIAMLRYNSVSLASAEKDFGGSSKKVTDTGTPNDTKTLPHQSSDTDSQCHSGGRGVGSAQLMGKMSRTIISPRTERSMVSLNSHGSNMHSSGRKSQFMNGNHLLNFHYDPISRPQHQPRALPPRRQQKTKPYNKDLFLQANYKFVVLDSGNYTPESMDPDKMLRWEDIICVMYSTPFPVQCPICLEYPLCPQITSCGHIFCFPCILQYLLMGKEDHKGDSWKRCPLCFVMISPKDLYTIYIENVKQHCVGDTTEFVLLTRQKDSVSLLHKSKQETDIMLCHNHEICDPFSKFTFTSDVDLSVRKAISDLDGWLVRADSGLVDELEKLPYVCAAMEQLEQRKKYWNEHWAGESHRSNKITDFQAESHVLMSTACATRTDYDESSFRCGTLSTHVNDQIKWSGNSILGELNGGARLDNQTADQRELLEGQDACLSSSYGESQSCQRLSNETRDAKDKNSYNFYQAADGQHLILHPLNMRCLIHHYGSYDMLPPRISGRILQLETVTQSEAIRRRYRYLSHFSLTTTFQLCEIDLSEILSPDALHPFMDEIKKREKQRKQLARKDRREKSEAEAAAAAAYTLSLPVLSSFGQASHDELPAFSMDDFEALGSSPVTSSSPPIVGARRLFSNVTRLGFAAGHDSPGLKIQEPNSLPNSGVTTNSSVVNGSQNAGTPSFANVVSKAKSVETLDAPKLNELGKKGKKPSRVLMSTAGGRRY from the exons ATGTCCATCTTGCCCAACCAGACCCAAGGTTCTACATCCTCGACTTCCTCCTCTTCGCTCCCTCTATACCCTAATTCCCAACAACATGGAACAACTATACGTGACCTCCTTCAATCTCCATCTCCGCCCTCTCTTTCCCCCCAAGTCGAATCTCTCCAGATCTCCGACTCTCAATCCCCCATCGCTATGCTCCGCTATAATTCAg TTTCTTTGGCTTCAGCGGAAAAAGATTTTGGTGGATCTTCCAAAAAG GTAACTGATACTGGGACCCCGAATGATACAAAGACTTTGCCTCACCAAAGCAGTGATACAGATTCCCAGTGTCACTCAGGTGGACGAGGGGTTGGATCAGCCCAGTTGATGGGGAAGATGTCAAGAACTATCATTTCTCCTCGAACCGAACGAAGTATGGTGTCTTTAAATTCTCATGGAAGCAATATGCATTCATCAGGTAGAAAATCCCAGTTTATGAATGGTAACCACTTGCTGAATTTTCATTATGATCCTATTTCTCGTCCTCAGCATCAACCAAGGGCTCTGCCACCAAGAAGGCAGCAGAAGACAAAGCCATACAACAAGGATCTTTTTCTTCAGGCAAATTATAAATTCGTGGTGCTAGATTCAGGAAATTATACTCCTGAATCTATGGATCCAGATAAAATGTTAAGGTGGGAGGATATAATATGTGTAATGTATTCAACCCCATTTCCAGTTCAGTGCCCGATTTGTTTGGAGTATCCTCTTTGTCCACAAATAACCTCATGTGGCCACATCTTTTGTTTCCCATGTATTTTGCAATACTTGTTAATGGGCAAGGAGGATCATAAAGGTGACAGCTGGAAAAGATGTCCATTATGTTTTGTGATGATATCGCCCAAGGATCTATACACCATCTATATTGAGAATGTCAAACAACATTGTGTTGGTGACACTACTGAGTTTGTGCTTTTGACTCGGCAAAAGGATTCCGTTTCTCTATTACATAAAAGCAAACAAGAGACAGATATCATGCTTTGTCACAATCATGAAAtctgtgatccattttctaagTTTACATTTACTTCAGATGTAGATCTCTCAGTTAGAAAAGCAATATCTGATCTAGATGGTTGGTTAGTCAGAGCAGATTCAGGGCTTGTTGATGAGTTAGAGAAGCTTCCATATGTATGTGCAGCAATGGAACAATTAGAACAGCGGAAGAAGTATTGGAATGAGCACTGGGCTGGTGAGAGTCACAGatcaaataaaattactgaTTTTCAGGCTGAATCTCATGTGCTCATGTCAACTGCATGTGCTACTCGTACTGATTATGATGAGAGTAGTTTTAGATGTGGAACTCTGTCTACCCATGTCAATGACCAAATTAAGTGGTCTGGTAATTCAATACTGGGAGAGTTGAATGGAGGGGCACGTTTGGATAATCAAACTGCAGATCAGAGGGAATTGCTGGAAGGGCAAGACGCATGTCTATCTTCTTCATATGGTGAAAGCCAGAGTTGTCAAAGGCTCTCAAATGAAACTAGAGATGCAAAGGACAAGAACTCATACAATTTCTACCag GCTGCTGATGGTCAGCATCTGATTCTTCATCCGTTAAACATGAGGTGTCTCATACACCATTATGGGAGTTATGATATGCTTCCACCCAG AATAAGTGGCAGGATTTTACAGTTGGAGACTGTCACTCAGTCAGAGGCCATTAGGAGGCGCTATCGTTACCTAAgccatttttctttaacaacAACATTTCAG CTTTGTGAAATTGATCTAAGTGAGATACTCTCTCCTGATGCCCTGCACCCCTTCATGGACGAAATAAAGAAGCGTGAAAAGCAGAGGAAACAACTTGCCAGGAAG gaCCGAAGGGAGAAAAGTGAGGCTGAAGCTGCTGCTGCAGCTGCATATACCTTGTCCCTGCCCGTATTATCCAGTTTTGGACAGGCCTCTCATGATGAGTTGCCTGCATTTTCCATGGATGACTTTGAAG CTTTGGGAAGTTCTCCTGTAACATCGTCAAGCCCTCCAATTGTTGGGGCGAGGAGGCTGTTCTCAAATGTAACAAGGCTTGGTTTTGCTGCCGGTCACGATTCTCCTGGTCTGAAAATTCAAGAACCCAATTCTCTGCCCAACAGTGGAGTGACCACCAATTCTTCTGTTGTAAACG GTTCCCAAAATGCAGGCACACCTTCATTTGCCAATGTAGTATCCAAAGCAAAATCTGTTGAAACTTTGGATGCGCCCAAGTTGAATGAGCTAGGGAAGAAGGGGAAGAAACCAAGTCGTGTACTTATGTCAACAGCTGGTGGTCGGCGGTATTGA